A region of the Nothobranchius furzeri strain GRZ-AD chromosome 13, NfurGRZ-RIMD1, whole genome shotgun sequence genome:
ttattaatttggcaataatgtgcatgcattttggagtggggagtggctctgtctcacgccgcggagatcgagatctgacagctgcgcggcgccgcccactcctcttgttggatctccgaggagctggatctctgccttcatcctctacctcatcatgacccaactcttctatgaggaaggatggatctgccacatcgtcatcaacatcctcgctatttgcttcagactccggctgcgagtctccgtccacttcctctgcttccagttcaaaaaacagccgaactgcctggtggacatttatccttctcaccatcctttatataagcctaataaaagcctactaaactgcagagacaacatatctgtccggatcgctccaaaatatgaagtttaccatcaatatctgtctaactgtttgttgttactccgttcgcgccactccgtTCCCCgccaagcggctcctttttgcgcacatctcgttactcgtgcggccttcctctctctctcagctacatgatgatactttttatcagttgaatatgtgagacttccagcaacagcaaaaggatctcatgtttttgtgggttttttatgttcacaagcacattccctctcacggattactaaactgctgtttgacaagttatcagattgtctaaaaaaaggtcattttttagtttagtttaactccgcttttacgttgcttattaacacaatttaaaaactggggtgtagtttataatctcctttttaaagctgaattgaaacggaaactcagggaggcggagtcttgctgctacagcgtcccaaatcagacctgttcaaaagacgcggataaGCGTCCACGGACCCCAGAGGGTTGAAGACAAATGAGTCAAAACTTCAAAGCAGCCCTAAGAACTGGGATTGTGGAAGTGTCCACACACCTGAAGCTCCTTGACTCTGTGGATCAGGGGGTCATATGCAAGCGACACCTCTGCAGCAGCTTTATCCAAAGCCTCCAGGTAGGCGTGTTTCTTCCTGGCCAGTATTCCCTCCAGCACAAGAAAAAACTgatccacttcctgtttgtcctGCCTCACTAGAGCCTCACAGCGGGCTTTGTCCTGCTCCAGCTGCTCTGCCAGGTCACACACCTAACCAACAGCCACAAGACGTTAGACGTATTAATCAAAACAAAAACGGCACAGAATTCCTGCTCCCAAACCCCGACGCCCACCTGCGCCCATCTCTGCTCCGAAAGTCTGGCGAGCAGCAGCGATGGAGTCTGTTTTTCTTTGATGAAGGCGGCCTGAAGGTCATCTATGGGATGTCCCTGATGCTGCCCGACGGTCAGACACAGACCACAGATCAGCTGCCGATCCTGGATGCAGTACATGTTCAGAGGTTGTCTGTGGTGCTCCTGGCAGGACGGGGGTCGAGGCGCATTGTTCGTCTGGTACTGAAAGTAAAAAGAAACAAGCCCGTCAGAAGGATTTCAGACAAACGGGAACAGACGGGCCAGCCTCTCCTACTTTCTCAATGATGGCCCGCAGGGACACATTGGTGGGCAGAGCATCTACACCCATCGGGGGCAGCTCCACCACGCTGCAACAGTTGGGACACTTTATAGGCAGGCGGAGGGGACGCCAGGTGGAATAGTTGGTGGACACCTGCAGCAGGCTGTCCAGGCAGGTCTTGCAGAAGGTGTGAGAACACGGCAGGACCCGCGGGTCGCAGAACAGAGAGTAGCACACAGAGCACGTCAGGTCCTCCTCAAGGGTCTCCATGACGGATCTAGAGGACTCTGGTGGAACAAAGTCTGTCACTTCTGCAGGATGGTTCCTGTTGGACAAAAATTATAATAATTCACAACAGATAACAAGCTTTATTTGGAATTTACCTAAAGATCTGACTGATTAATGCTCAAAGAATAAAACAAATACCTGAAGGAAACACTACGTGATGTTTCTCATGTCTCATTATTGTTAGTGCTGCTCACACTGGATCAGGATCTTATTACTTATTACAATGACCACCCCCTCTCctcgttacacacacacacacacacacacacacacacacacacacacacacacacacacacacacacacacacacacacacacacacacacacacacacacacacacacacacacacacacacacaccagagcccAGAGCCAACAGTGGTGT
Encoded here:
- the trim59 gene encoding tripartite motif-containing protein 59, whose amino-acid sequence is METLEEDLTCSVCYSLFCDPRVLPCSHTFCKTCLDSLLQVSTNYSTWRPLRLPIKCPNCCSVVELPPMGVDALPTNVSLRAIIEKYQTNNAPRPPSCQEHHRQPLNMYCIQDRQLICGLCLTVGQHQGHPIDDLQAAFIKEKQTPSLLLARLSEQRWAQVCDLAEQLEQDKARCEALVRQDKQEVDQFFLVLEGILARKKHAYLEALDKAAAEVSLAYDPLIHRVKELQEEQLDLVSLGSSVEDEDSPLAFLEQVHLLRERVERFVQTPLPSAIHLSVTPRAAAFLQQHWPTVTIGSLEQAPVPKVCCCARCGSLKSEVEEVGPIRETPSGWRQRQPVTSAVLLGLLLLAALWANPIGGASLGFSLLSRFSQLVHSLSSSLATSVRDATASACTALEAALQGWSFQLTLVKERISQQVAAFLKL